The following nucleotide sequence is from Pedobacter sp. PACM 27299.
GATTTGACTTTGTATTTTAAACAGTCTAGTAATAGTGAATACTATTACATGAACCGATTTGAGGCTTACCTTCATAAGGGGACTCCTTTGGAACAAGGGCAAAAGTATCTATTGATTACTAAAGATGCTGATGGAAGAAATCAGTTTAAAAAGTTGGAAAATGTAGCAGAGGCCATTACTTTGTTTAAAAATAATACGGGCAATTGTGAACTGGCTATCGGCAAGGATATAGGGCATAAAATACCCCTGGTGATAATGGAAGAGGGTAAGGTGAATTATCTGACTAAAGATTTTCAACAGACTTTTTATGCGCCACCAATCCCTCAGACGTTTTGGGTAGATCATGGAAAGGGTTATACCGCTGAACAGGCGGTGAATTTGATGCAGGGGAGAGCAGTTTACCGGGATGACTTGCTGAGCAGGGATGGTCATCAGTATAAAGCCTGGATGGTATTAGATGTAGATAAACCAAGGGATAGGTACAATAACTTTACGATGCGGCAGTTCATGGATCCGAATTATGGGTTTGATTTGAAGAGATCTTTAAATGAGTTTAAGATTAAAGATTTAGAGGACCCCAAAAAGGCGGAGAATTTAGAGCTGTCGTTAAGGAATGGGAATCGCCCGATTGTTACTGTAGAAAAAGGCGGCGAGCAGACGAAGGTATTTGTGGAAACGGCAGTGCGTTATGGCAAAATCAATTTCTTTGATTTGGATGGTAAGTCAGTAAAACGAGAGGAGCTGCTAAAGGTGCCAGCATTAAATCAGGGGTTGGTTAAAGAAAAAAGGATTGGAAAGGGAGTTGAAGAAGGAGTGGGGATCGAGAGGTAAAGAGTTGGTTGGAAGCTAGGACCTACGACATTTAAGAGGTTGTATCATCGGTAAAAAGATGATCAACCTCTTTTGTTTTTACTTAGATTAGTAGGAGCTATTAGATGAAATTTGATAAGCGAAGAGGCTAAACAGCTAATTAGCATTTCTCGGTATTGATGTTTAGATTTAGGCCGTTTAAACACTTTTATGGCAACAAACAAACATGCACAGATTCGTTATATCGCTTTAGATAAATGCTTCAGTAATTTCGGGCGTAAATGTTATATAGAGGATTTGATCATCGCTTGTAATGAAGCTATTTATGATTTTACGGGAAAGCATGAAGGGGTGAAAAAACGCCAAATATATGAGGATATCAAATATATGGAAAGTGCTCAGGGCTGGCATATTGAACTTGAACGACTAAAAGAAGGAAGAAAAACATATCATCGTTACGCAGATAAAAGTTATTCCATTAATAAAAGTCCATTAAGTACAATAGAGGTGAATCAGATTAATGAGGTTTTATTAACGCTGTCACGATTTAAAGGAATGCCTCAATTTGAATGGATTGATGACATTGCCAGCCGTTTGGAAAGCATAAGTAAAATTGATGAAAATAAAATTATTGACTTTGAGCAGAATCAGTTTTTAAAAGGTTTAGAATTCATCACCCCACTGTTTAATGCGATTTATTATAAAAGAGTGCTCAGGGTTCAATATCAGTCTTTTAAAGATGAAAAAATAGTTAGTCATATTATCCATCCTTACTATTTAAAACAATATAATTTACGCTGGTTCCTATTCGGTTTCAATTCTGAGAGTAAGTATGTAAACAATTTAGCCCTAGACAGGATAGTTAGTTTAACAGAAATTCCTGAAATATATGAGCAGAACAAGACTATAGATTTTAATGAATATTTTGATGATGTAATTGGTGTAACGATATCCAATGATAAAACTATTGAAACTATTCAGATTTTGGTTCTTCATAATCTTTGGCCTTATATTAAAACAAAACCGATACACGGATCACAGAAAAAAGTTGGAGAGAATGATCAAGGGGTATACATTGAGCTTCAGGTGATTCCAAACTATGAGCTTATTGCTTCATTGTTAGCCTATGGCGAAAATATAATCATTGTATCTCCTGAAAGCTTTAGACTCAACTTTCTTAGAAAAATCAGGGCAATGGAAAAAAATTATGGTTAACTGTGCATAATTACTGCACATTAGTTACCCACATTTGCTAAATCTTACAGTTTTTTGTCGTTATTTAGGGTTGTTTGTATAGTTAAAAATGTTTTAGCTCATTAGAGCAGTTTCTTTTAATCAAAAATAGTAAAACGCTTTCCGTTAAATGATAACATCTAATTTTAATTTTCTCGAAGAAGAATTTCCATTATTATTCAATTTGGGGCAATCAGCAGAATATAATCTGCATACTGATCCAGGAACCGCACTTATGAAGCTGCGTCAGTTTGCTGAGCATTTAACTGAATTAATATATGAAGCTATTGGGATGGAATTTCCAGATGACAATAGATTTCAAGCTCGTATTCAAAAATTAAGCTACGAAAAAGTATTGCCCGAAAACGTAAAAGATTTTTTCTACAATGTTCGTGTAAAGGGAAATGCTGCTAACCATACCTTTGTTGGTACTTTTGAAGATGCTAAACATGCTTTGTTTTCTTCTTTTAAGTTGGGCAAGTGGTTTTATGAAGCTTATTCGGTAAAGAACCACAAGATTGATGATGTGAAATTCCATGTCCCCGATAATTTAGATGCGAGGCATGCATTAAATGAATTAGAAAAACAACATATCGCATTACAAGCTCAATTTGAAGAGCTGAAAGCAACTATAAAAGAAGTTCCTCAGGAAAAGAAAGTGCTTTTTGCTAAACGTTCAGAACAGGCAGCTAAGAAATTAAATATGTCTGAGGGTGAAACCAGGGCAGTAATTGATGAGCAGCTAAGACAGGCTGGTTGGGAAGCCAATACCGCATTAATAAATTATAAAACGCAAAAGACATTACCTCAAAAGGGTAAAAATATGGCTATAGCAGAATGGCCTTGTGGTAACTTGTGGGCAGATTACGCGCTGTTTATTGGAACTGAGTTATATGGTTTGATTGAAGCAAAAAAATACGGACTTGATATATCCACTAATCTTCAGCAATCAAAGGTTTACGCAGCTGAATTACAGGAACTGCAGGGGACTAAGCTATTGGGGCAATGGGGTAATTTCAAAGCACCATTTCTTTTCTCCACAAATGGAAGAACTTATTTAAAGCAAATAGAAACAAAAAGTGGTGTTTGGTTTTTAGATACGAGAAATAGCTTTAATAATGCAAGACCCCTACAAGGCTGGTATCAACCAGAAGGCTTAAAGAAATTATACGAAGCAGACTTACAGGAGGCTAACACTAAGCTTCAGTCTTCTACTTTAGATTTTCTGCAAAGTTCCGCAGGATTAGGTTTAAGGGATTATCAAATTCAGGCGATTAAAGCTGTAGAAGATACTCTGGTTAATCATCCTGATCAAAAAAGAGCCTTATTAGCCATGGCTACCGGTACCGGTAAAACCCGTACAATTATTGGCTTATGTTATCATTTAATTAAAAACAATCGTTTTAAACGTATTTTGTTTTTAGTAGATCGAAGTCTTCTGGCTAATCAGGCGGCTGATTCATTTAAAGACAATAGAGTAGAGGATCTGCTTACCTTTTCGGATAATTACGAGGTTAAGCATTTAAAAGACTTATTTCCTGAAAAGGATACCAGACTGCATTTTGCGACCGTGCAGGGAATGGTGAAACGATTATTTTATCGTGATTCTGAAAAGGATGGTTTACCCATTTCTGTTGATGCCTATGATTGTATTATTGTAGATGAAGCGCATAGGGGATACCTTTTAGATAAGGAGATAGGGGAAGAGGATTTAGAATTTAAAGACCAAAATGATTATGTAAGTAAATATAGGCAGGTATTGGATTATTTTGATGCTTTCGGCGTTGGATTAACGGCAACACCAGCCTTGCATACCAATGAGATTTTTGGAAAGCCTGTCCATTTTTATACTTACCGTGAAGCAGTTATAGATGGATTTTTAATTGACCATGAACCACCCTATATCATAAAGACCCAATTGGGAGAAGATGGTATTGTTTGGCAGGCAGGCGAAAAACCTAAAATCTACGATAGGGAAGAAAATGCCATCAAAGAACTGGATGAATTAGAGGATGAACTGCAAATTGAAATAACAGGTTTTAATAAAAGAGTAATTACAGAGTCTTTTAATCGCACCGTAGTTCAACAATTGGTTAAAGAGCTGGATCCGGATGGTTTGGAGAAAACCTTAGTGTTTGCTGCAACTGACGAACATGCGGATCTGATTGTTAAACTTTTTAAGGAAGAATTTGAAGCCATTGGGGCAATCGTGCCAGATCATGCAATTGAAAAGATCACAGGGAAATCTTATGATCCTGAAGGGCAGGTTAAACGTTTTAAAAACGAGAAGTATCCAAACATTGTGGTAACTGTTGATTTGTTAACGACCGGCATTGATGTGCCAACAATCAGTAACCTTGTTTTCTTGCGTCGGGTAAAATCACGTATTTTATATGAACAAATGTTGGGTAGGGCTACCCGTTTATGCCCAGATATTCAAAAACAAACCTTCAAAATTTTCGATGCAGTTGGTATTTATGAGGCATTGGAAGATTATACGCAAATGAAGCCGGTCGTGGTCAATCCAACGACTAACTTTAATCAGCTGGTTGCTGAATTCCCGTTAATAACTTCTACAGAACGTACGCAAATTCAAATAGAACAGATTATCGCCAAATTGCAGCGCAAAAAAAGTCAAGGTAATTTTAATGCTGATGCATTTAGTTTTAATGCAGATGGT
It contains:
- the hsdR gene encoding type I restriction-modification system endonuclease, with the translated sequence MITSNFNFLEEEFPLLFNLGQSAEYNLHTDPGTALMKLRQFAEHLTELIYEAIGMEFPDDNRFQARIQKLSYEKVLPENVKDFFYNVRVKGNAANHTFVGTFEDAKHALFSSFKLGKWFYEAYSVKNHKIDDVKFHVPDNLDARHALNELEKQHIALQAQFEELKATIKEVPQEKKVLFAKRSEQAAKKLNMSEGETRAVIDEQLRQAGWEANTALINYKTQKTLPQKGKNMAIAEWPCGNLWADYALFIGTELYGLIEAKKYGLDISTNLQQSKVYAAELQELQGTKLLGQWGNFKAPFLFSTNGRTYLKQIETKSGVWFLDTRNSFNNARPLQGWYQPEGLKKLYEADLQEANTKLQSSTLDFLQSSAGLGLRDYQIQAIKAVEDTLVNHPDQKRALLAMATGTGKTRTIIGLCYHLIKNNRFKRILFLVDRSLLANQAADSFKDNRVEDLLTFSDNYEVKHLKDLFPEKDTRLHFATVQGMVKRLFYRDSEKDGLPISVDAYDCIIVDEAHRGYLLDKEIGEEDLEFKDQNDYVSKYRQVLDYFDAFGVGLTATPALHTNEIFGKPVHFYTYREAVIDGFLIDHEPPYIIKTQLGEDGIVWQAGEKPKIYDREENAIKELDELEDELQIEITGFNKRVITESFNRTVVQQLVKELDPDGLEKTLVFAATDEHADLIVKLFKEEFEAIGAIVPDHAIEKITGKSYDPEGQVKRFKNEKYPNIVVTVDLLTTGIDVPTISNLVFLRRVKSRILYEQMLGRATRLCPDIQKQTFKIFDAVGIYEALEDYTQMKPVVVNPTTNFNQLVAEFPLITSTERTQIQIEQIIAKLQRKKSQGNFNADAFSFNADGRDINVLIDELKHNDTHTSVKLIHQLPELWKYLDEFKVAPAHQLYSDHVDTFNEMQRGYGKAKKPEDYLESFSAYLKNNVNEIAALKLICRAPKELSRKELKELLLQLDQQGYNVNTLNAAWSAAKHQDVAADIISYIRTLMIGNTLISKDDRIKNAMQKIRQMKNWNKTQLNWLERIEKQMFAETIVRKEDFDKEPFTEAGGFNRLDKIFENQLGDVLDKMNEYLYENQIA
- a CDS encoding helix-turn-helix transcriptional regulator, whose product is MATNKHAQIRYIALDKCFSNFGRKCYIEDLIIACNEAIYDFTGKHEGVKKRQIYEDIKYMESAQGWHIELERLKEGRKTYHRYADKSYSINKSPLSTIEVNQINEVLLTLSRFKGMPQFEWIDDIASRLESISKIDENKIIDFEQNQFLKGLEFITPLFNAIYYKRVLRVQYQSFKDEKIVSHIIHPYYLKQYNLRWFLFGFNSESKYVNNLALDRIVSLTEIPEIYEQNKTIDFNEYFDDVIGVTISNDKTIETIQILVLHNLWPYIKTKPIHGSQKKVGENDQGVYIELQVIPNYELIASLLAYGENIIIVSPESFRLNFLRKIRAMEKNYG